GTCGTGCACAGAAAACAACAGGAAACGAATCAAAAGATTCACGTCGACGAGTTTAATTGATAATTTACGAATTTTCTCCGCATAGGAGTTCTGAACTAAATACCTACTCAGCGTAGTAATAATCAAACAAGTACAACCTCCGCTTCAAATTACTTGTATTAGatttgtttagatacagatgtatTTAGACACTAAGTGCGTGGTTGCAATGGACTGACGAATAGATTTTCAGACACTACGGGGATCATATATACGATTGCCGGGAGAAGAACAATAAAGGAACCACGGCGGCGCGTCCGTCAGTCGAAGAGCAGCGCGGCGTGGGAGCGCAGCTTCCTGCACACGAGGTAGACGGTGGTATAGGGGATGCCGGTGGCCGTCGCCACTTCCCTGATGTGCCTCCTGGCGCCGGCGCGCTCCATGGCCATGCAGACGACGGCGGCCGCGACGGCCTCCGCGTTGTGCCGCACGTCGAGGACGCCCTCCTCCAGCCTCCGCGCggcctcccacgccgccgccgcctcccggtcCCCCAGCCTGAGCAGCGGCCCGAAGCGGCGCAGGTAGCCGTAGACGGGGACCGCGCCGACGCCCGTCGCcagcccggcctcctcctcgcccagGCGCTTCCTGATGTGCGCGATCAGCTTGGCGAtctccttcctcgccgccgcgctgccgtCCGCCATCGCCAGGGCCAGCTCCCTCAGCGACCGCGGCGAGCCCTCGTTGCGGCACGCGATGGAGAGGCAGGCCGCGTAGAGCCTGCCCTTGTCCCGGCGGGACCGGCCCTTGCCCCAGCCCGGCCCGCGCGGCCACGCCCTGGCCGCCTCCATCTTCCTGAACACCTCCTCGGCCCGATCCCTGACGGCGGGCGCGAGACCGAGCCGCTCCGTCATGCCGGAGATGGACGCGTCGAACCGCTCTGCCAGGGCCTCGTCTCCGCCTGTGCCCGGCCCGATCCCGAGCCTCAGCCCGACGCCGATGCGCGCCATGGGGACGGGCCGCGAGCCTGAGCCCGGCGTCGTCGACGCGCGCCGTGGGGACGGGGGGCGTGCGTCGATCGCGAGGAATGGGATGCCGAGGATGCGATCGCACTCGGTGCACGCGACGTGGTCGAGGCAGATGcagccgaccaccgccgccgccgtgacGCGCCCGCCGTCCGGGTGGGCGGCGCGCGCCTCTGCTACCATGCTGGGTTCCATTGGGCGGCAGTGAGGAGCGAAAACGGTGGGATGGCGCTGCGTTGCCGGCCGCCAAATCCCCTTTCCTGGGCAGTTCCTTTTTGTTACCGTACAACCACCCCTGATCGTGGCCACGCGGCGGCTAGCTTAGGCATCGCTAGGGATAGTCCCTCCGGTTTTCCCTTTTtacgttaagtgggtacttatcctTAACCCCTAGTCCCTATATAAAGCAACGAAGAGCTATCATTGTAACAtctgatcattgattaataaagctggtctcctccatatctctctgtgtcatttactttcgcgtgttcgactacttcgactacttcgtctacgacgctcgccctcgctccgcaacctcggaccggactcgccggcggagttgcggaacacgttatcagcacgcttcgCTCCATCAATTCTCCGTCAAGCCTGCGTCAAGCCTGCGTCACGCAGGCTTTCGTCGATCCCGCGGAGGTATAAGATCCGATCCCCACTTTTGCAAAAATGGATTCCTCTCGTTACTACGATTCCGTTTTTGCGATTAGATTATTTTTCGGATACATCTACCTATGGTGTGGATTTCTCTCCCAAGAATTGAGCGGACGAATACGTCGCCGACCAATGTCGATGTTCTTGGATCAAGAGAGATTTGTTGACTACACCCTAGGGGGACGGTGATTACACGTACTCCAGATGAGCACGGCACCGTCGCGTTGTACCCGACGTACACGCATCGTGACGTACCGAAGACGCCATGGCCCTGCTGGCCGTCCCCGTGGCCGAGCGCTCGACTGCCGTCGCCGCGCTCGCGTGCCTGCTGCACGCGCCGCCCTGCTGGCCGCGACCCCGCTGgtcgccggcgccgccgtgctGGCCGTAGCCGTGGCAGCGCACCGCCCGCCATGGCCGTGGCCGCGCGCGCTGCGAGCCCGTGGCCGTAGCCGTGGCAGCGCACCGCCCGCCGTGGCCGGGGCCGCGCGCGCTGCGAGCCCGTGGCCGTAGCCGCGCCGTGCCGGCCGCGCCGCGCCGGGGCCGTGCCGTGCCTGGCCCGCGCCGTGGCCGCGCCGCCGCGCCATGGCCGCGCCCTGGCCGCGCCGCGGCGCCATGGCCACGCCCCGGCCGCGCGCCCCGCGCTGTGGCCGCGCCGCGCTACTGGCCGggccacgccgccccgccccgtcAACCGCACCGTGCGTTCGCACGGGCCTGTCGAGGCCGCCGCCGCTCGGgcgctagggttggaaaccctagcgaCCCTGAGCTGGCAAGCGGGCCGGCCCAGCGGGCTGTGCGCAATGGGCCTCCCATTTCCTCAATAAAAAAAGGAGGAGGGCGTTGGGGCTGGCTACACGGGCCGACGGCCCATTTTTCGGCCTGCAGCCGAACTAGGGCCAGGCCATAGAGAGCGCGCGCGCGGTTATTTATATTTTAGCCGCCGCAGTACCGTAAATTTATGCGACTATATTCCTGCTGTAATATTTTGCGTATAAGTCCCTGGAACTGTCTGTTTTCGCTAAAAATGCGTATTTGGGCTTAAAAATACCTCGGGAATTCAATTTTTAGGCTAGTTTTCACATACTAGATGCGCTTAACATGCTATCTTTTGTAACATGATATTATTGTATGATTTTACTGCTGTAGATTAATTGTTTAGCACTCTTAATCATTTAGTAAGTCATATAATAGCATGTTTTAATTATTGGAACGTCATTTTATTGAATAAGTTTATCAACATCGCTTTGTGCAAaagattacctgctgtaatctcatgatttttgcataaatcGCAGATGGCCGGAATTGTCCACAAGGAGTTTCCTGAGTTGGCCCAGACAGAGCTGAACTACCTGTCATGGTCCTCGGACTGCGAGATCTTTCTCTAGGGCAAAACCCTCCTGAGGGCGATCGATAAGGGGGCCCAGCTGGCCGTCACTGATCCCAAGTTCGAAACTGAGAATGCGCAGGCTCTGCACTTTCTCCGTCATCACCTGTCACCTACTCTGAAAGATGAGTATATGGCTGAGCGCAGTGCTTCTGGCCTTTGGACCGCTCTTAAGCAGCGGTTTGAGCGGCTGAAGTACACTGTGAAGCCACGTGCAGAGGCAGAGTGGATCCGTCTGAGGTTTGCGGACTTCAAGACGGTTGGGGAGTACAATTCGGCTCTGCACCGGATTTGTACGACTCTTCGGTTGTGTGGTACTGAGATTACCGACTCCCAGAAGATTGAGAAAACCCTATCCACTTTCCACCCCGACGCGGTCCAATCCTCACGGAACTACCGCCAGGGGAACTACACGAGGTATTCAGAGTTGATCGACGTCCTCCAGGTGGCGGAGGCGCAGGACGAGGTTCTCAAAAAGAATTTTGTCACGCAACCACTTGGGGGGAGTTCTCGCCAGGAGGTGAACGCTCTCAAAGTCCGCAAGCCTCACCAGAAGAAGAGGGGCcggaagggcaagaagaagggccctcaccccccgccccggctaagcagaacaagccgggcaagggagggcaaaggcctcaggactgcttccgttgtggctcggtggagca
This DNA window, taken from Triticum aestivum cultivar Chinese Spring chromosome 1D, IWGSC CS RefSeq v2.1, whole genome shotgun sequence, encodes the following:
- the LOC123174755 gene encoding transcription initiation factor IIB produces the protein MEPSMVAEARAAHPDGGRVTAAAVVGCICLDHVACTECDRILGIPFLAIDARPPSPRRASTTPGSGSRPVPMARIGVGLRLGIGPGTGGDEALAERFDASISGMTERLGLAPAVRDRAEEVFRKMEAARAWPRGPGWGKGRSRRDKGRLYAACLSIACRNEGSPRSLRELALAMADGSAAARKEIAKLIAHIRKRLGEEEAGLATGVGAVPVYGYLRRFGPLLRLGDREAAAAWEAARRLEEGVLDVRHNAEAVAAAVVCMAMERAGARRHIREVATATGIPYTTVYLVCRKLRSHAALLFD